Proteins from one Hoplias malabaricus isolate fHopMal1 chromosome 2, fHopMal1.hap1, whole genome shotgun sequence genomic window:
- the LOC136686527 gene encoding zinc finger protein ZFP2-like: MEDRGESPDVLLELQLSYDSGTSCTKSVGTDLSMEDIGNLQTEVRRLREIIRSLQEKLRQQEKMETEDTSNMSPVCKTEVSSVFTLDSADETGNQSSVQVIQEEEEELSGVNPVCKTEASSILTLDGGPVQEVEESISSMNPQCKESDSQLKKCSVRLVDCREEQNLNRTISEEEEPENRESEGLHINEEEEEEEDEDFIPTDVSSEGSPDEGRSSSRKMLRRSTSFKEHHGSPEDAETQESHSKDKPFECTECGKRYSSEKYLETHLLRHSGDQVFRCEECGKNYSTKGNLKTHQRLHSGPRARKCKRCGESFENLQMLKDHEQIHTGEEPYRCGECDRVFDRPSLFKLHQMRHSGEKPFNCSECGKSFRYKGNLNTHLRIHTGERPYECSHCGKRFAHMTHFKDHERSHTDERPHQCSECGKTFCRLYGLKAHLLLHSSERPFRCPHCDKSFHRLSGLQCHERIHTGEKPFLCPHCGKRFTWQKDFSTHLRIHTGERPYVCAACGRRFNKLYSLKVHRRTHTGDRPYKCPECEKTFARMDTLRTHQRTHTGEKPYSCPVCLQTFTYLGGFHAHKKKHSKDHTAH, from the exons ATGgaggacagaggagagagtCCAGATGTGCTGCTGGAGCTGCAGCTTTCCTACGACTCCGGTACGTCCTGCACAAAGTCGGTAGGGACTGACCTCTCCATGGAGGACATCGGGAACTTGCAGACAGAAGTGAGGAGGCTAAGAGAAATCATCCGCTCACTGCAGGAGAAGCTGAGACAACAGGAGAAG ATGGAGACAGAGGACACATCCAATATGAGTCCTGTGTGTAAGACTGAAGTGTCCTCCGTATTCACACTGGACTCTGCAGATGAGACGGGGAACCAGAGCTCGGTGCAGGTCatacaggaggaggaggaagaattATCCGGTGTGAATCCAGTGTGTAAGACTGAAGCGTCCTCCATATTGACACTAGATGGGGGCCCGGTGCAGGAGGTGGAAGAGAGCATCTCCAGTATGAATCCTCAGTGTAAGGAATCTGACTCTCAGTTAAAGAAGTGCTCAGTGCGGCTGGTCGACTGCAGAGAAGAGCAGAACCTGAACAGAACCATCTCAGAGGAAGAAGAACCGGAGAATCGAGAGAGTGAGGGTCTTCATATtaatgaggaagaggaggaggaggaggatgaagattttattccaacag ATGTCAGCAGCGAAGGTTCCCCAGACGAAGGGAGAAGCAGTTCCAGGAAGATGCTCAGACGGAGCACAAGCTTCAAGGAGCATCACGGTTCTCCAGAAGACGCCGAGACCCAGGAGAGCCATTCTAAAGACAAGCCTTTCGAATGTACGGAGTGTGGGAAGAGGTACTCGAGCGAGAAGTACCTGGAGACGCACCTGCTGAGGCACAGCGGGGACCAGGTGTTCCGCTGCGAGGAGTGCGGGAAGAACTACAGTACCAAAGGGAACCTGAAAACCCACCAGAGGCTGCACAGCGGGCCAAGGGCACGCAAGTGCAAGCGCTGCGGGGAGAGCTTCGAGAACCTGCAGATGCTGAAGGATCACGAGCAAATTCATACTGGAGAGGAACCTTACCGGTGCGGCGAGTGCGACCGGGTTTTTGATCGCCCCAGCCTCTTCAAACTGCACCAGATGCGACACAGCGGGGAGAAGCCCTTCAACTGCAGCGAGTGCGGGAAGAGCTTCCGGTACAAGGGCAATCtgaacacacacctgaggatcCATACCGGGGAACGTCCGTACGAATGCTCTCACTGCGGCAAGAGGTTCGCCCACATGACTCACTTCAAGGATCACGAGAGGTCGCACACGGACGAGAGGCCTCACCAGTGCTCTGAGTGCGGGAAGACCTTCTGCCGCTTGTACGGTCTGAAGGCGCACCTCCTGCTCCATAGCAGCGAGAGACCCTTCCGGTGCCCCCACTGCGACAAGAGCTTCCACCGCCTCAGCGGCCTGCAGTGCCATGAGAGAATccacaccggagagaagcccTTCCTCTGCCCCCACTGCGGAAAGCGCTTCACCTGGCAGAAGGATTTCTCCACGCACTTGCGGATCCACACCGGAGAGAGGCCATACGTCTGCGCAGCCTGTGGACGCAGGTTCAACAAGCTCTACTCCCTCAAGGTCCACCGCAGGACTCACACCGGGGACAGGCCCTACAAGTGTCCCGAGTGCGAGAAGACCTTTGCTCGCATGGACACACTGAGAACGCACCAGAGGACACACACCGGGGAGAAGCCCTACAGCTGCCCCGTCTGCCTCCAGACCTTCACCTACCTCGGGGGTTTCCACGCACACAAGAAGAAGCATTCCAAGGACCACACGGCCCACTGA